The Nicotiana tomentosiformis chromosome 2, ASM39032v3, whole genome shotgun sequence genome includes the window CTCCCACGCTAACCTTAGTGGGTGAATATTGAGCGGTAATCCGATGATAGAATTGTTAACCTTCACTTTAAAGGTACCATCTAATTCACGCGTTTTTCTTCGTCTTTCTTCCACTTGTCCAAATTTTTTTGTAATTGACCGTGGCGCAGGGAACAGACTTGTGTATGTAAGGCAATAAGTATAAATAGTTAATTCAACAAACAACCTTAAAATCGAGAACTCTTCtccattctctctctctctccccccaTTTCTCTTCTTCGTTCTTGGTGCTTCTTACTTCCATTGAATCACCTCTATTTTTTATTCCCCTTTCCCCTGTCAAAgggggaaagaaaaagaaaacgaataagaaataagaaaaaaaaaaaatatacccACTTGAAAAAAAgtataaaaaagaaaaactttGATCATCTTTTACGttgctctatatatatatatggctttAGAAGATGATACATTATTTCTTGATTCCCTGAATTCACCATCAGCTACGTCTTCATCAGCATCGCTTGATCTTGACCATCCATTTGAATATTCATCAACaacaccttcttcttcttctccatcTCAGCCGTTGTCTTTGCCTAGGAACTCTTCTTTAACCAAACTTAACGCACGTGCAGCTGCATTCATTCCACGTAGCTCGTCTTCGCCTTCGTTGTCATCCGCCATGTTGGCGAAATCGTCCTCGTCGCCATCATTGGCGTCGCTTTCTCATTCTGTATCCCGAGCTGATTCACATCAGCCCGGGAATGGGATCGGGCCTGGGCCCGTGATCCCGCAAAATGGACAGACGGTCGTGCATGTTATTGCTACGCCCGCTGCGACTTTTCATCAGATCACGACACATGTACCTGGTGTCCAGAATTACATATATGCATCTCAATTACCTGTGCAATATCCATATGGAGGAATTGGTAGAGGATTTGTTGATCATGGGGGTATGCCAACGGTGGTGGTTATTGGTGCTGATTCTGATTTGAATAATGCAGGGTTAAGTGAAGAAGCTTGTCAAAAAATTGTTAATCAGGTAAGCATAAATCTCTCTGTAGCTATAAGGCTCAAATGTGCTCTTTTACATTATTCTTTATGTTTTTTTTGTTTCTCAATTTAAGATTCTTTTTGTGCCTTGCGCTCAATTAACACAAATGTTTAATAGGAATTAGACGTTAAACGCTTCCAAATAGAAAAACTTCAATCATTCTTCTTCATCGGATAGGGGAAGAAAAGGAGGTGATATTTATACTAAAATTTTTCATGAATCTCAATGACAAAGGATTGACTATTGGTGGCGTAAATGTTTTCTCAATAAACATAATTTTGCATAAAGATTTCTTTTTAGGTATTGCCTCAACCTCTTGGTAAACGTCGTTTGTCTCGTATGCGTATTCGCGCTTTTGAGGACTTAAAATGTAGGGTGGTAAACTATCCATAGTCGATATTTGCATGTATAGTATGGTCATAGACACCGATGAGCAGGGGCAGATCCACAATGTATCATACGGGTACACGTGATCAAGTCACAGTTTTTGTTCAGACCCTGTATATGTATTAAGAAATCCAAAAAGTATCTATAAATAATTGACTATTAATATATTTCTTATTGTATATTAAGTTGTGTGGTTGGTAAAAGTTCAAATTCCGGATCTGTGCCTATGAGTGACACCAAGAACACTTATAACCTGTGTCTTCATATTTCGTTCTTTGCTTTTTCTAACTGGGATTTGTTTCCACTCTCTGTAGGTGGAGTTTTATTTTAGCGATATAAATCTCGCAACAACTGATCATTTAATAAGGATTATGTTCAAGGATCCAGAAGGATATGGTAAGATTTGTGTTAGCCTTATTAGAGTAATCTTatcttcatttatatttcaaCATTACCATTTTCTGATGAATCTTTtgacttcttttttatttttatttttctatgcTGTAGTACCAATGTCTGTGGTTGCATCATTCAAGAAGATTAAAGCTCTCACAAGTAGTCATGCCCAGGTTGCGAAAATTCTGCGGACCTCAACAAAGCTTGTGAGTTTTTCCTCTTCACTTTCCTCCGATTCCCCACCTGAAGATCTCACTTACATGAAATATTTTTGCTACCTGCAATTCACGTGGTTCCACGATTGAGGTCCtgatttatttcattattttctttataattttATTCATCTCACATATTTGTTTATTTTGATTTCTCTGCTTCTAGGTGGTGAGTGAAGATGGAAAGAAGGTTAGACGCCAATTTCCGCTGAGTGAAATGGACTTGGAAGAGCTGCAAGTAAGTTACATTTTTCTAATGCTAGTGGTTTCAC containing:
- the LOC104098313 gene encoding la-related protein 6B-like gives rise to the protein MALEDDTLFLDSLNSPSATSSSASLDLDHPFEYSSTTPSSSSPSQPLSLPRNSSLTKLNARAAAFIPRSSSSPSLSSAMLAKSSSSPSLASLSHSVSRADSHQPGNGIGPGPVIPQNGQTVVHVIATPAATFHQITTHVPGVQNYIYASQLPVQYPYGGIGRGFVDHGGMPTVVVIGADSDLNNAGLSEEACQKIVNQVEFYFSDINLATTDHLIRIMFKDPEGYVPMSVVASFKKIKALTSSHAQVAKILRTSTKLVVSEDGKKVRRQFPLSEMDLEELQSRIVVAENLPEDHCHQNLMKIFSAVGSVKMIRTCQPQSSNGGASSASRTGKSDSTLYSTKLHAFVEYESIELAEKAVMELNDENNWRNGLKLRILNRCTGKCGQNRGKKVGHESELNLKEEDAFGSEASEKHNEDLWHHFDTHLSDLAEEHGSDGQRKGLNRSWIKGQGQGQGRGRLQFHQNNRGGHLGGAPTSTMRRAHSVGSALSNFNRVSLAGHPSMLSEQSTPAKQASVPRMPDGTRGFSMGRGKPVAIKTV